The Xanthomonas sp. DAR 34887 genome has a segment encoding these proteins:
- a CDS encoding OmpW/AlkL family protein produces MRKTSPLLLSGLAMALSLCALPALAQSQGDWTVGIGAHQVNPKSDNGKLAGGTLPLSIGSDIKPTVTFEYFVHQDLGIEVLAALPFKHDIDVKGVGKVGSTKQLPPVVSLQYHFNSAGKVSPFVGAGINYTTFFSEDTTGALAGTKLKLEDSWGLAAHAGVDFALTDKSALRVDLRWADIDTKVKVNGTNMGTANIDPLVYGLAYVMKF; encoded by the coding sequence ATGCGCAAGACCTCCCCCCTCCTGCTGTCCGGCCTGGCCATGGCCCTTTCGCTGTGCGCCCTGCCGGCGCTGGCACAGTCGCAGGGCGACTGGACCGTGGGCATCGGCGCCCACCAGGTCAACCCGAAGTCCGACAACGGCAAGCTGGCCGGCGGCACCCTGCCGCTGAGCATTGGCAGCGACATCAAGCCCACCGTCACCTTCGAATACTTCGTGCACCAGGACCTGGGCATCGAGGTGCTGGCCGCGCTGCCGTTCAAGCACGACATCGACGTCAAGGGCGTCGGCAAGGTCGGCAGCACCAAGCAGCTGCCGCCGGTGGTCTCGCTGCAGTACCACTTCAACAGCGCCGGCAAGGTCTCCCCGTTCGTCGGCGCCGGCATCAACTACACCACCTTCTTCAGCGAGGACACCACCGGCGCACTGGCCGGCACCAAGCTCAAGCTGGAGGATTCCTGGGGCCTGGCCGCGCACGCGGGCGTGGACTTCGCGCTCACCGACAAGTCCGCGCTGCGGGTGGACCTGCGCTGGGCCGACATTGACACGAAGGTCAAGGTCAACGGCACCAACATGGGCACCGCCAACATCGATCCGCTGGTCTACGGCCTGGCCTACGTGATGAAGTTCTGA
- the gap gene encoding type I glyceraldehyde-3-phosphate dehydrogenase yields MAIKVGINGFGRIGRNVLRSAVQNFGSDIEIVAINDLLEPDYLAYMLQYDSVHGRFDGEVSVDGNHLVVNGKKIRLTQERDPAALKWDEVGAEVVIESTGLFLTKDTAQKHIDAGAKKVILSAPSKDDTPMFVYGVNHATYAGQAIVSNASCTTNCLAPLAKVINDKWGIKRGLMTTVHAATATQKTVDGPSNKDWRGGRGILENIIPSSTGAAKAVGVVIPELNKKLTGMSFRVPTSDVSVVDLTVELDKPATYAEICAEVKAQSEGALKGILGYTEDKVVATDFRGDARTSIFDADAGIALDSTFVKLVSWYDNEWGYSNKCLEMVKVVAK; encoded by the coding sequence ATGGCAATCAAGGTTGGCATCAACGGTTTCGGTCGCATCGGACGCAATGTGCTGCGCTCGGCGGTACAGAATTTCGGCAGCGACATCGAGATCGTCGCCATCAACGACCTGCTCGAGCCCGACTACCTGGCGTACATGCTGCAGTACGACTCGGTGCACGGCCGTTTCGACGGCGAAGTGTCGGTCGACGGCAATCACCTGGTGGTCAACGGCAAGAAGATCCGCCTGACCCAGGAACGCGATCCGGCGGCGCTGAAGTGGGATGAGGTCGGCGCCGAGGTGGTGATCGAATCCACCGGCCTGTTCCTGACCAAGGACACCGCGCAGAAGCACATCGACGCCGGCGCCAAGAAGGTGATCCTGTCGGCCCCGTCCAAGGACGACACGCCGATGTTCGTGTACGGCGTCAACCACGCCACCTATGCCGGCCAGGCGATCGTCTCCAACGCCAGCTGCACCACCAACTGCCTGGCGCCGCTGGCCAAGGTGATCAACGACAAGTGGGGCATCAAGCGCGGCCTGATGACCACCGTGCACGCCGCCACCGCCACCCAGAAGACCGTGGACGGCCCCAGCAACAAGGACTGGCGCGGTGGCCGCGGCATCCTGGAGAACATCATTCCGTCCAGCACCGGTGCGGCCAAGGCGGTGGGCGTGGTGATTCCGGAGTTGAACAAGAAGCTGACCGGCATGAGCTTCCGCGTGCCGACCTCGGACGTGTCGGTGGTCGACCTCACCGTGGAGCTGGACAAGCCCGCTACCTACGCCGAGATCTGCGCCGAAGTGAAGGCGCAGAGCGAAGGCGCGCTAAAGGGCATCCTCGGCTACACCGAGGACAAGGTGGTGGCCACCGACTTCCGCGGCGACGCGCGCACCTCGATCTTCGACGCCGACGCCGGTATCGCCCTGGACAGCACCTTCGTCAAGCTGGTGTCCTGGTACGACAACGAGTGGGGCTATTCCAACAAGTGCCTGGAAATGGTCAAGGTGGTGGCGAAGTAA
- a CDS encoding TetR/AcrR family transcriptional regulator: protein MKVSKAQAQANRAHIVETASALFRERGYEGIGVADLMAAAGFTHGGFYKHFPSKADLMAEATACGIAQTVALVEGVEPREFVRRYVSRAHRDARAAGCTMAALGGDAAREPEMVRSAFADGVEATLAALEREDAAATGASPADARARRLDMLAHALGAIVMSRACPDDSPLADEILAVCRANLLAALDTTPVAGERSGT from the coding sequence ATGAAGGTCAGCAAGGCGCAGGCGCAGGCGAACCGGGCGCACATCGTCGAAACCGCGTCCGCGCTGTTTCGCGAACGCGGCTACGAAGGCATCGGCGTGGCCGATCTGATGGCCGCGGCCGGCTTCACCCACGGCGGCTTCTACAAGCACTTCCCGTCCAAGGCCGACCTGATGGCGGAGGCGACGGCGTGCGGGATCGCGCAGACGGTGGCCTTGGTGGAGGGGGTCGAGCCGCGGGAATTCGTCCGCCGCTACGTCTCGCGCGCGCACCGCGATGCCCGCGCGGCGGGCTGCACCATGGCCGCGCTGGGCGGCGACGCCGCGCGCGAGCCGGAGATGGTCCGGTCCGCGTTCGCGGACGGCGTCGAGGCCACACTGGCGGCCCTGGAGCGCGAGGACGCCGCAGCGACCGGCGCCAGCCCCGCCGATGCGCGCGCCAGGCGCCTGGACATGCTGGCGCACGCGCTCGGCGCGATCGTCATGTCGCGGGCCTGTCCGGACGATTCGCCGCTGGCGGACGAGATCCTCGCGGTATGCCGCGCCAACCTGCTCGCGGCGCTGGATACGACCCCGGTGGCAGGCGAGCGCAGCGGAACCTGA